The Humulus lupulus chromosome 3, drHumLupu1.1, whole genome shotgun sequence genome window below encodes:
- the LOC133821768 gene encoding uncharacterized protein LOC133821768, with product MSLAYFSSTSAYCNQLKSLADQLSNVGGPVSDQHLVLRLLAGLTEAYSRFVTVMQQKDHLPTFAMACSRLKLEETMIKERAARDSGSTSLLSVDDDSSSQPPQQNGNNTNSQIRNNNNNNRGKKNNRGRGNNNRSRRGGRGGGGGGDSAVRGGAQQPPYKAYSPYHQPFFSPWAGWAQPSCPYPTASWKPHSPPPRQSGVLGPRPQQAYSALVAPSTIRYTPTNINAAMHTLALSQPHENWYMDTGATSHMTTDSCTLSSYFNSSKNHHIVVGNGFANREPSNEV from the exons ATGAGCTTGGCGTATTTCTCTTCAACCTCCGCCTATTGCAATCAGCTCAAATCTCTTGCTGACCAATTGTCCAATGTCGGGGGCCCTGTTTCCGATCAACATCTGGTGTTACGTCTCCTAGCTGGCTTAACCGAAGCATACAGCAGGTTTGTCACGGTTATGCAACAAAAGGATCACTTACCAACCTTTGCGATGGCGTGTTCTCGTTTAAAGTTAGAGGAGACCATGATTAAAGAGAGGGCAGCCCGTGATTCTGGTTCCACCTCCCTCCTGTCCGTGGATGACGACTCTTCTTCCCAGCCACCACAACAAAACGGCAACAATACTAATTCGCAAATccgtaataataataataataatcgtGGGAAGAAAAACAATCGTGGTAGAGGAAACAACAATCGCAGCAGGCGAGGCGGACGTGGTGGTGGCGGGGGTGGAGACAGCGCCGTCAGAGGTGGCGCACAGCAACCGCCGTATAAGGCCTACTCGCCGTACCACCAGCCGTTCTTTAGTCCTTGGGCCGGGTGGGCCCAACCTTCTTGTCCATATCCAACAGCTTCATGGAAGCCCCACTCTCCACCTCCTCGCCAATCTGGAGTTCTTGGACCAAGACCGCAGCAAGCATACTCTGCCTTAGTCGCACCATCCACTATTAGGTATACACCTACGAACATTAATGCAGCCATGCATACTCTTGCACTCTCTCAACCACATGAGAATTGGTATATGGACACCGGTGCTACATCTCATATGACGACAGATTCATGTACACTCTCCTCTTATTTTAATTCGAGCAAAAATCATCATATTGTTGTTGGTAATG GATTTGCGAACAGGGAACCATCTAATGAGGTGTAA